The DNA region GGCTGCTCGCGCTCACACACCGCTCACTGTCGCCCGACTCGCTCGAGTCCGCCCTGCGCCAGCTCGATCCGCCGATCATCGGGCGCATCGACAACGAACGGGTCGTCCTTGACCTCCGCACGGTGTTTGACGACGAAGACGACGCGATCGTCGCTGGATTGCTCACAACGTAGCTCACAACTGAGCTTGTATGTCGACTACGCCGTCACTATGCTTCCCGTGTACGGTCTGTGCCCAATCGAGTGGAAAGGTGGCATTCGCAATTGCCCCCAATGGAGAAACGCATGTTCTGTCGGCACTGCGGAAAGGAACTGTCCGCGCAGGCGGTTGTCTGCATCTCGTGCGGGTGCGCTCCGGCAACCGGGGACCGCTTCTGCCAGCACTGCGGCGCTGAAACTCAACCAGCCGCTGCCATCTGCCTGAAATGCGGCGTGAGTCTGATCGGGAGGCCGCGCGCCGGCGCCAAGTCAAAAGTGGCAGCAGGTGTCCTCGGCATCCTGCTCGGGGGGCTTGGCGTGCATCGCTTCTATCTGGGCTTCGTGGGAATCGGTATCCTCCAAATCATCGTGACGCTCATTACCTGTGGCTTAGGCGCGATCTGGGGTTTTGTCGAAGGTATCCTGATCCTCACGGGCTCAATGAACCAGGACGCCCGGGGGAACCTCCTCGTCGATTAGGACAGGGGATTCGGCTCGTGAGATCAGATCGGGAATCGTCGGACGAGTCCCAGGATCCATGCTGTCGCCATCAGGGGCAAGATGGCCACCATCACGTAGCGCCGACTCGCCCGCCACGTCCGCGCGAGGAGATCACGGGCGAGGCACGTCTCCGCCAAGGCGAGTCCCGCGATGACCCAGACGGTGAAGTAGATCAGCGGAGCCGCGGCATTGAACGCCACGGCCTGGTCCCAATGACCATGGGCGAGCGCGACAAACGCGCGTGTCATGCCGCATGAAGGACAGGGCAGCGACGTGACCCGCCGCCACAGGCACACGACGGGAGCCTGAGCAACCTGCGGCACCAAGGCGGCGGCGGCCAACACCGACGCGCTCACGACGAAGACCAACAGGCCTCGCACGCGACCCGCCCGCACTTCGCCGTTCATCGACGGACCCACCGATCCTCAGAATACGAGAGAGTTACCCTGGGCATCAATGCGGCCTCCCATCCCGGTGATGATGAGGTCGACCAGCGCCCAGATGCCAAACCCGCCGCACGTGATCAGCTTCAGGATGCCCAGGCCGGTTTCGCCCAGGTAAAACCTGTCGGCACCAAACGGACCCAGCAGCCAGGCCAGAATGAATGTGGCGGACTGAGTTTTCACCGGCCTGCCGACGGGCGCTGGACGCAGCAGCGGGACACCTGCAGCGTCCGGCATGGAGCCCAACCCGATTCGCACGAAGTCGATAACGGCCCAGATGCCAAGTCCGCCGCATGTCAGCAACTTGAGCACTCCCAGCCCGGCGTACCCGAGGTAGAAGCGGTCGACTCCCAACGTCCCCAACAACGCCGAAAGGACAAAAGCTGTACCCTGTGACTTGGTTGGCACCATGACCTCCTAGTCGCTGCCTGCTCCACTGCGGAGCACCCCCCTACCGTCGTTGGTGTTTGCGCGCAGGGATGATCCTTCGACACGGAGCTGTTGTCAACATCTACGTGCGTGATCGCCAATCGCGCCCGGTGCGTGTGGATGTGACACATCAGTGCAAGATGGAGTGCCACGCGCTGGCGTGCGAGTCTAGAAGATCGTCGAGATTGATGAGGCCGCGAGATTCAACAGACGGGTCGGCAGCACGCCCAGATAGAAGAGCACGGCGACCGAGACGACCAGTGCCGCCAACGCGGTCCGCGGCAGAGGCGGCGCCGCCTCGCCCTCCACCCGGCCCGACATGTACATCATCACGACGACCCGCAGGTAGAAGAAGACCGAGACCACGCTGGTCAGCAGGCCCACGATGGCGAGGGTGTACTCCCCTGCAGTGACGGCCGCGGTAAAGACGTACCACTTGGCGACGAATCCGGCGGTCGGCGGGAACCCTCCAAGCGACAGCAGAAAGACCGTCAACATGAACGACGCGATGGGGCGCGAATACCAGAGCCCCTTGTAGTCGTCGAGTTGCTCGACCGGCTTGTCGCGTGTGCCGAGGAGCGCGATGACCGCGAACGCCCCGAGGTTGGTAATGGCGTACACGAGCACGTAGAACAGGATCGAGGCCTTGCCGGCGCTGTTGCCGGCCACCAGCGCCACCAGCAGGTAGCCGCCGTGGGCGATGCTCGAATAGGCGAGCATGCGCTTGACGTTGGTCTGGGCCACGCCGACCACGGTGCCCAGGATCATGGTGCAGATGGCCAGCACCCAGACCACCGGCACCCAGTCGGCGCGGAGCGGCTCGAGCGCCGACAGGAACACGCGCGCGAACGCGGCGAAGGCCGCCGCCTTGACCGCGGTGGACATGAAGCCGGTCACGATGGTTGGCGCCCCCTCGTAGGCATCAGGCGTCCACATGTGGAACGGAACAGCCGAGACCTTGAAGGCGAAGCCGACCAGCAAGAGCCCCATGGCGACCAGCACCAGCGGACTTGCGGCGCCGGACTGGGCGGCCATCGCGGCGCCAATGCGGTCCAGCCGCGTGCTGTGCACGATGCCGTACATGAACGCGATGCCGTAGAGGAAGAACGCACTCGAAAAACCGCCGAGCAGAAAGTACTTGAACGCGGCTTCCGTCGATGCGAACGATTCTCGCCGAAGACCGGTCAGCACGTAGATCGACAGCGAGAACACTTCGAGCGCCAGGAAGATGATGACGAGATCGGTGGCAATCGCCATCAGCATCATCCCGGAGATCGCAAACAGCACCAGCGCGTAGTACTCGCCCTGCGGGAGTTTGTCACGTTCGATGAGGCTGGACGAAAACGCGATGGTCAGGATCCCGATGATGATCAGCACGAGGCCGACGAACAGGCCGAAATCATCAGCCACCACCACGCCGAAGCTCTCGGCCCGGCGGCCCCACAGCAGGACGGACGAAATGGCCGCACCCACCAGGCCGATGATCCCGAGGCCGCCAATCGGCAGGCGCTCGCCGCGCTCGCGAAACGCCTCGGCCAGCATGCACGTCAGGCCGGCCAGGACCACGCAGATGACGGGGATGACGGCATTCAGAGCCGGACTCATCATGGACACGCTCTTCACCTGCCCGAAAATGGGGCGTGGGAAATTGGGGTCGGACCTGTTCTTTCAGTTTTCGAAAAAATAGGTCCGACCCCTTTTTGAGAAGCGCCTGCGGCGCGCACCATCCTGGCCGGCTGCGCCTCGGCCATGCGCGCCACCACGCGATCGATGGCCGGACGCATCGGGTTCAGGAACACGGACGGCGCCACGCCCATCACAATCGCCATCGCGATGATGGGCGTGATCACCCACCGCTCGCGCACGCTCAAGTCCTTGAGGCCTTTGTTCTTCGGATTGGTCACGTCCCCGTAGTTCACGCGCTGGAACATCCAGAGCATGTAGACGGCCGAGAGGATCACGCCCGTCGCGGCTACCGTCGCGAATCGGGGATCCCACCGGAACGCGCCCAACAGGATCAGGAACTCACCCACGAACCCATTGAGGCCGGGCAGGCCAATCGACGAGAGCGTGATGACGAAGAACGCGGCCACCAGCTTGGGCATCACGTGCTTCAGCCCGCCGAACTCCGAGATCAGCCGCGTGTGGCGGCGATCCGACAGCATGCCGACAATCAGGAAGAGTCCGCCGGTCGACACGCCGTGACTCAACATCTGGTAGACCGAGCCCTGCAGGCCCTGCACGTTCATCGCGCACAGGCCGAGCACGACGAACCCCAGGTGGCTGACGCTCGAGTACGCCACCAGTTTCTTCATGTCGGGCTGGACCATCGACACCAGCGCGCCATACACGATACCGATGACGGCCAGCGTCGCGAGATAGGGCGCGAAGTACGCGGCGGCGTCCGGAAAGAGCGGGAACGCGAACCGCAGCAGGCCGTAGGTGCCCATCTTCAGCAGCACCCCGGCCAGGATGACCGACCCGGCGGTGGGCGCTTCGACGTGGGCGTCGGGCAGCCAGGTGTGGAACGGGAACAGCGGCACCTTGATCGCGAAGGCCAG from Acidobacteriota bacterium includes:
- a CDS encoding TM2 domain-containing protein, with the protein product MVPTKSQGTAFVLSALLGTLGVDRFYLGYAGLGVLKLLTCGGLGIWAVIDFVRIGLGSMPDAAGVPLLRPAPVGRPVKTQSATFILAWLLGPFGADRFYLGETGLGILKLITCGGFGIWALVDLIITGMGGRIDAQGNSLVF
- a CDS encoding NADH-quinone oxidoreductase subunit N, translated to MMSPALNAVIPVICVVLAGLTCMLAEAFRERGERLPIGGLGIIGLVGAAISSVLLWGRRAESFGVVVADDFGLFVGLVLIIIGILTIAFSSSLIERDKLPQGEYYALVLFAISGMMLMAIATDLVIIFLALEVFSLSIYVLTGLRRESFASTEAAFKYFLLGGFSSAFFLYGIAFMYGIVHSTRLDRIGAAMAAQSGAASPLVLVAMGLLLVGFAFKVSAVPFHMWTPDAYEGAPTIVTGFMSTAVKAAAFAAFARVFLSALEPLRADWVPVVWVLAICTMILGTVVGVAQTNVKRMLAYSSIAHGGYLLVALVAGNSAGKASILFYVLVYAITNLGAFAVIALLGTRDKPVEQLDDYKGLWYSRPIASFMLTVFLLSLGGFPPTAGFVAKWYVFTAAVTAGEYTLAIVGLLTSVVSVFFYLRVVVMMYMSGRVEGEAAPPLPRTALAALVVSVAVLFYLGVLPTRLLNLAASSISTIF
- a CDS encoding TM2 domain-containing protein, whose amino-acid sequence is MEKRMFCRHCGKELSAQAVVCISCGCAPATGDRFCQHCGAETQPAAAICLKCGVSLIGRPRAGAKSKVAAGVLGILLGGLGVHRFYLGFVGIGILQIIVTLITCGLGAIWGFVEGILILTGSMNQDARGNLLVD
- a CDS encoding DUF2752 domain-containing protein, coding for MNGEVRAGRVRGLLVFVVSASVLAAAALVPQVAQAPVVCLWRRVTSLPCPSCGMTRAFVALAHGHWDQAVAFNAAAPLIYFTVWVIAGLALAETCLARDLLARTWRASRRYVMVAILPLMATAWILGLVRRFPI
- a CDS encoding NADH-quinone oxidoreductase subunit M, with amino-acid sequence MAIVPMLSLLIALPLVGAVLLLLIRNREGERDRFVHWVALGISIVEFVGTLWLWTGFDPRSADFQFVERVDWIPSFGIQYALGVDGISLFLVVLTGFLTPLALLCSWESVHKKVKEFCFFMLVLESAMIGVFLSLDMFLFYVFWDAMLIPMYFLIGVWGYDRRIYAAVKFILYTMAGSVLMLVAILGLAYTHAVATGGSYSFSYEALLQITVPHHLQFWFFLAFALAFAIKVPLFPFHTWLPDAHVEAPTAGSVILAGVLLKMGTYGLLRFAFPLFPDAAAYFAPYLATLAVIGIVYGALVSMVQPDMKKLVAYSSVSHLGFVVLGLCAMNVQGLQGSVYQMLSHGVSTGGLFLIVGMLSDRRHTRLISEFGGLKHVMPKLVAAFFVITLSSIGLPGLNGFVGEFLILLGAFRWDPRFATVAATGVILSAVYMLWMFQRVNYGDVTNPKNKGLKDLSVRERWVITPIIAMAIVMGVAPSVFLNPMRPAIDRVVARMAEAQPARMVRAAGASQKGVGPIFSKTERTGPTPISHAPFSGR